The proteins below come from a single Miscanthus floridulus cultivar M001 chromosome 1, ASM1932011v1, whole genome shotgun sequence genomic window:
- the LOC136483334 gene encoding uncharacterized protein: MDETTGELRWRQGWLDGGMPQGPLLAVSSIVAFFLYLTWQIDEYEEQLRRRGQAGLCVLLLLGLLALVVLAHHALFDADGRFVVPAVSWWWRGQFEGGASSDTDRGGSGTSPWAVAAVVALLLVLASHKSSFQMFRPPFYLK, translated from the coding sequence ATGGACGAGACGACAGGAGAACTCAGATGGCGGCAAGGGTGGCTGGACGGCGGCATGCCGCAGGGGCCGTTGCTTGCCGTTTCGAGCATCGTCGCCTTCTTCCTCTACCTGACATGGCAGATCGACGAGTACGAGGAGCAGCTGCGCAGGCGCGGGCAGGCCGGGCTCTGCGTGCTCCTGCTGCTCGGGCTCCTCGCGCTGGTCGTGCTCGCGCACCACGCGCTGTTCGACGCCGACGGTAGGTTCGTCGTGCCGGCCGTGTCCTGGTGGTGGCGGGGCCAGTTTGAAGGTGGCGCGTCGTCGGACACGGaccgcggcggcagcggcacgtCGCCGTGGGCTGtcgcggcggtggtggcgctccTGCTGGTGTTGGCATCGCACAAGTCGTCCTTCCAGATGTTCCGCCCGCCGTTCTACCTCAAGTAG
- the LOC136483322 gene encoding secretory carrier-associated membrane protein 4-like isoform X2 yields MAGRSKYDNPFEEGGADEVNPFAAKRGGSTAQSSYSGGAFYTTQSQRPSAPPSTRLSPLPPEPADFYNDFATPVDIPMDTNKDMKTTEKELLAKEAELNRREKEIKRREDAAARAGIVLEEKNWPPFFPIIHNDIGNEIPVHLQRTLYVAFASLLGLVLCLFWNIICVTAAWAKGSGPKIWFLAIIYFILGCPGAYYLWYRPLYRAMRNESALKFGWFFLFYLVHIAFCVYAAVSPSILFVGKSLTGILPAISLIGDSVIVGIFYFIGFALFCLESLLSMWVIQRVYLYFRGSGKESEMRREAARSAARAAF; encoded by the exons ATGGCGGGGAGATCCAAGTACGACAACCCCTTCGAGGAGGGCGGCGCCGACGAGGTCAACCCTTTCGCG GCTAAAAGAGGAGGATCAACTGCTCAGTCCAGCTATTCCGGTGGCGCGTTCTACACGACG CAATCACAACGCCCTTCTGCTCCTCCTAGCACACGCCTTTCGCCTCTTCCTCCTGAACCTGCTGACTTCTACAATGACTTTGCTACCCCAGTGGATATCCCCATGGACACAAACAAG GACATGAAGACAACGGAGAAGGAGCTTCTGGCCAAGGAGGCCGAGTTGAACAGGCGTGAGAAG GAAATAAAAAGGCGAGAAGATGCTGCAGCACGAG CTGGCATTGTATTGGAAGAGAAAAATTGGCCACCATTTTTCCCCATCATTCATAATGATATTGGCAACGAGATACCTGTTCATCTGCAAAGAACACTGTATGTTGCATTTGCGTCACTCTTAG GGTTGGTCTTGTGCCTGTTTTGGAACATAATCTGTGTTACCGCTGCCTGGGCAAAAGGGTCAG GTCCTAAGATATGGTTTCTTGCAATCATATACTTCATTCTTGGATGCCCTGGTGCCTACTACCTTTGGTACCGGCCACTATACCGTGCAATGAG GAATGAGAGCGCTCTTAAATTTGGATGGTTTTTCCTCTTCTACTTG GTTCATATCGCCTTCTGTGTGTATGCAGCTGTTTCTCCTTCAATTCTCTTTGTGGGAAAATCATTAAC TGGGATTCTTCCAGCAATCAGCTTGATAGGCGACAGCGTCATTGTTGGG ATCTTCTACTTCATTGGCTTTGCATTGTTCTGCCTGGAGTCTTTGTTAAGCATGTGGGTCATTCAG CGTGTTTACCTGTACTTCCGAGGAAGTGGGAAAGAATCAGAGATGAGGCGGGAAGCAGCACGCAGTGCAGCGAGGGCAGCATTTTGA
- the LOC136517456 gene encoding secretory carrier-associated membrane protein 4-like, with protein sequence MAKEAELNRREQEIKRREEALVRAGVLIEPKNWPPFFPIIHVDISNDIPVHLQRVQYVSFASLLGLVICLFWNILCVTAAWITGHDPRIWFLAVIYFITGCPGAYFLWYRPLYRAMRKDSAFSYGWFFLFYFFHIAFCIYAAVSPPFFYVGRSLAGIFQSISEIGENAGVGIMYFMGFALFVLEALLSIWVFQKVYWFFRGKGIEAQMRPDAASRAPPF encoded by the exons ATGGCTAAAGAGGCGGAGCTAAACAGGAGGGAACAG GAAATAAAAAGAAGGGAAGAAGCTCTTGTGAGAG CTGGAGTTTTAATAGAGCCCAAAAACTGGCCACCATTCTTCCCCATCATTCATGTTGACATTTCAAATGATATACCCGTGCACTTGCAGCGAGTACAGTATGTCTCTTTTGCATCACTCCTAG GGTTGGTCATATGCCTCTTCTGGAACATTTTATGTGTAACTGCTGCTTGGATTACAGGGCATG ATCCTAGGATCTGGTTTCTGGCAGTCATATACTTCATTACTGGATGCCCAGGTGCCTACTTTTTATGGTACCGACCTCTTTATCGTGCCATGAG GAAGGATAGTGCGTTCAGCTATGGATGGTTCTTCCTATTCTACTTT TTTCACATTGCCTTCTGCATATACGCCGCTGTTTCTCCGCCATTCTTTTATGTGGGAAGATCATTGGC CGGAATTTTTCAATCGATCAGCGAGATAGGAGAGAATGCTGGTGTTGGG ATAATGTACTTCATGGGATTCGCGTTGTTTGTGCTGGAGGCACTGCTGAGCATCTGGGTTTTCCAG AAAGTGTACTGGTTCTTCCGCGGGAAAGGCATTGAGGCGCAGATGAGGCCTGACGCCGCGTCTCGTGCGCCACCGTTCTGA
- the LOC136483340 gene encoding scarecrow-like protein 9 produces MESPEYCEINSNTTLDYINRLLMEEGTDEKANIYQRHDALQAMEKPFYDILGQAYPSSPKETMISRDTQVDCPQDNYSEQACSGSFFTDILGPQGMHLVANDWASECDYLSLQFERGAEEANKFVPSIVKLVDLDSNGLPDSNQMIKATIGQKGKHVSKIQSHPHVDLEFLEAKNSKHLAISVSETTRDEMFDSVLLCDWQFHCDVAHLREIKAKEANSSSQNVRRKGYGQGQMKSRGKEKEEGIDLRAHLMQCAQAIVVNNLPFASELLKKMRHHASPYGDGSQRLALYFAIGLEARLAGTGSQMYQKLMEKRTRATDMLKAYRLFNAVCPFARVAYYFSNQTIADLLNGRPKVHIIDFGITLGFQWPSLIQRFAKQGGPQKLRITGIDVPQPGFRPRAIIEATGKRLAEYAEMFNVPFEYQGIASQWEDICIENLNIDNDEVLIVNCMYRTKYLGDETEDIDSARDRVLRTMKRINPEVLILGIANGMYSSPFFLPRFREVLFHYSALFDMLDATALQSDEDRIQIERDLLGASALNVVACEGAERIERPETYKQWQVRCLKAGFKQLPVNKAILKRSIDEKNKHYHEDFVIDEDSRWLLQGWKGRIMHAVSSWKLKESYTNQ; encoded by the coding sequence ATGGAAAGTCCTGAGTATTGCGAGATAAACTCAAATACGACTCTCGACTACATAAACCGACTGTTAATGGAGGAGGGCACTGATGAGAAGGCCAACATATACCAACGACATGATGCACTTCAGGCCATGGAGAAGCCATTTTATGATATTCTTGGACAAGCATATCCATCTTCACCTAAGGAGACAATGATCAGTAGAGATACCCAAGTAGATTGTCCCCAAGACAATTATAGTGAACAGGCATGCAGTGGTAGTTTTTTCACTGATATTCTTGGGCCACAAGGTATGCACCTGGTTGCCAATGACTGGGCTTCTGAATGTGACTATTTGTCTTTGCAATTTGAGAGAGGTGCTgaggaagcaaataagtttgtccCCAGTATTGTGAAATTGGTTGATCTGGACAGTAATGGCCTTCCTGATTCCAATCAAATGATAAAGGCAACAATTGGACAAAAGGGCAAGCATGTAAGCAAAATACAGAGTCATCCACATGTGGACTTGGAGTTTTTGGAAGCAAAGAACAGTAAGCATTTGGCCATCTCGGTTAGTGAAACAACCCGGGATGAAATGTTTGACAGTGTTCTGCTCTGTGATTGGCAGTTCCATTGTGATGTTGCTCATCTTAGAGAAATTAAGGCAAAAGAAGCAAACAGCAGTTCACAGAATGTTCGGAGAAAAGGATATGGCCAAGGGCAGATGAAGTCACGAGGTAAGGAGAAAGAGGAGGGGATTGACCTCAGGGCTCATCTCATGCAGTGTGCACAAGCAATAGTAGTAAACAACCTTCCATTTGCCAGTGAGCTACTGAAGAAGATGAGGCATCACGCTTCACCATATGGAGATGGCTCTCAGAGGCTGGCACTTTACTTTGCAATTGGTCTTGAGGCACGCTTGGCCGGGACAGGGAGTCAAATGTATCAGAAACTGATGGAGAAACGAACAAGGGCCACAGACATGTTAAAGGCCTACCGCCTTTTCAATGCAGTGTGCCCTTTTGCTAGGGTGGCATACTACTTCTCCAACCAAACAATTGCTGACCTATTGAACGGGCGACCAAAGGTTCATATCATTGATTTTGGCATCACACTCGGCTTTCAGTGGCCATCATTAATCCAGCGCTTTGCGAAGCAAGGTGGCCCCCAAAAGCTTCGTATCACAGGAATAGATGTACCTCAGCCAGGTTTTCGCCCCCGTGCAATAATTGAGGCGACAGGAAAACGCTTGGCCGAGTATGCAGAAATGTTCAATGTGCCTTTTGAGTACCAAGGGATCGCCTCACAATGGGAAGATATCTGCATCGAGAATCTCAATATTGACAATGATGAGGTGCTTATAGTCAACTGCATGTACAGAACAAAATATCTTGGTGATGAGACAGAAGACATAGATAGTGCAAGGGATAGGGTACTGCGTACCATGAAGAGGATCAACCCAGAGGTTCTCATTCTTGGCATTGCGAATGGGATGTACAGCTCCCCATTCTTCCTGCCACGATTCAGAGAGGTTTTGTTCCATTATTCTGCGCTGTTTGACATGCTCGATGCAACTGCTCTCCAGAGTGACGAAGATAGGATACAGATAGAAAGGGATCTGCTTGGGGCAAGTGCACTTAACGTTGTAGCGTGTGAGGGTGCAGAAAGGATTGAGAGGCCAGAGACTTACAAACAGTGGCAAGTGAGATGTCTCAAGGCTGGGTTCAAGCAACTTCCTGTTAATAAAGCAATCCTGAAGAGATCAATAGATGAAAAAAACAAGCATTATCATGAAGACTTTGTCATCGACGAAGATAGCAGATGGCTGCTGCAAGGATGGAAGGGGAGGATAATGCATGCAGTGTCCTCATGGAAACTGAAAGAATCATACACTAATCAGTAA
- the LOC136483322 gene encoding secretory carrier-associated membrane protein 4-like isoform X1 has protein sequence MAGRSKYDNPFEEGGADEVNPFADQAKRGGSTAQSSYSGGAFYTTQSQRPSAPPSTRLSPLPPEPADFYNDFATPVDIPMDTNKDMKTTEKELLAKEAELNRREKEIKRREDAAARAGIVLEEKNWPPFFPIIHNDIGNEIPVHLQRTLYVAFASLLGLVLCLFWNIICVTAAWAKGSGPKIWFLAIIYFILGCPGAYYLWYRPLYRAMRNESALKFGWFFLFYLVHIAFCVYAAVSPSILFVGKSLTGILPAISLIGDSVIVGIFYFIGFALFCLESLLSMWVIQRVYLYFRGSGKESEMRREAARSAARAAF, from the exons ATGGCGGGGAGATCCAAGTACGACAACCCCTTCGAGGAGGGCGGCGCCGACGAGGTCAACCCTTTCGCG GACCAGGCTAAAAGAGGAGGATCAACTGCTCAGTCCAGCTATTCCGGTGGCGCGTTCTACACGACG CAATCACAACGCCCTTCTGCTCCTCCTAGCACACGCCTTTCGCCTCTTCCTCCTGAACCTGCTGACTTCTACAATGACTTTGCTACCCCAGTGGATATCCCCATGGACACAAACAAG GACATGAAGACAACGGAGAAGGAGCTTCTGGCCAAGGAGGCCGAGTTGAACAGGCGTGAGAAG GAAATAAAAAGGCGAGAAGATGCTGCAGCACGAG CTGGCATTGTATTGGAAGAGAAAAATTGGCCACCATTTTTCCCCATCATTCATAATGATATTGGCAACGAGATACCTGTTCATCTGCAAAGAACACTGTATGTTGCATTTGCGTCACTCTTAG GGTTGGTCTTGTGCCTGTTTTGGAACATAATCTGTGTTACCGCTGCCTGGGCAAAAGGGTCAG GTCCTAAGATATGGTTTCTTGCAATCATATACTTCATTCTTGGATGCCCTGGTGCCTACTACCTTTGGTACCGGCCACTATACCGTGCAATGAG GAATGAGAGCGCTCTTAAATTTGGATGGTTTTTCCTCTTCTACTTG GTTCATATCGCCTTCTGTGTGTATGCAGCTGTTTCTCCTTCAATTCTCTTTGTGGGAAAATCATTAAC TGGGATTCTTCCAGCAATCAGCTTGATAGGCGACAGCGTCATTGTTGGG ATCTTCTACTTCATTGGCTTTGCATTGTTCTGCCTGGAGTCTTTGTTAAGCATGTGGGTCATTCAG CGTGTTTACCTGTACTTCCGAGGAAGTGGGAAAGAATCAGAGATGAGGCGGGAAGCAGCACGCAGTGCAGCGAGGGCAGCATTTTGA